One genomic segment of Novosphingobium sp. RL4 includes these proteins:
- a CDS encoding sugar porter family MFS transporter, whose amino-acid sequence MTAAQTGGEARINMAFIIAIVAVATIGGFMFGYDSGVINGTQKGLEAAFDLGKLGIGFNVGAILVGSSIGAFAAGRMADIIGRRGVMMLAAVLFFFSALMAGAAGSSVIFIIARIIGGLGVGAASVISPVYISEVTPAAIRGRLSSVQQVMIITGLTGAFVANFVLARFAGGSTESLWLDLPAWRWMFWLQSIPAAIYFFALLIIPESPRYLVVKGHEQRAHAVLTRLFGTAEADRKVSEIRASLAADHHKPKLSDLIDRASGRVRPIVWAGIGLAVFQQLVGINVVFYYGATLWEAVGFSEDYALQTNILSGVLSIGACLATIAMVDRIGRKPLLLIGSAGMAATLATVAYAFSTAVTGADGAVSLPGHNGVIALVAANLYVIFFNMSWGPIMWVMLGEMFPNQIRGSGLAVAGFAQWIANAAVSVSFPALAVSPGLAVTYTGYAFFAAVSFFFVRAMVNETKGRELEQMEG is encoded by the coding sequence ATGACTGCGGCGCAGACCGGGGGCGAAGCCCGGATCAACATGGCGTTCATTATCGCCATCGTGGCCGTTGCCACGATCGGCGGGTTCATGTTCGGCTACGATTCCGGCGTTATCAACGGCACCCAAAAGGGGCTCGAAGCCGCCTTCGACCTTGGCAAGCTGGGCATCGGCTTCAATGTCGGGGCGATCCTGGTCGGCTCGTCGATCGGTGCGTTCGCGGCGGGCCGCATGGCCGACATCATCGGCCGGCGCGGCGTGATGATGCTGGCGGCGGTGCTCTTCTTCTTCAGCGCGCTCATGGCAGGCGCGGCCGGTTCCTCGGTGATCTTCATCATCGCGCGCATCATCGGCGGCCTCGGCGTCGGTGCGGCCAGCGTGATTTCGCCGGTCTACATCTCGGAAGTGACGCCCGCAGCGATCCGTGGCCGGCTTTCCAGCGTGCAGCAGGTCATGATCATCACCGGCCTTACCGGCGCCTTCGTCGCCAATTTCGTGCTGGCCCGGTTTGCCGGTGGCTCCACCGAGTCGCTCTGGCTTGACCTGCCGGCCTGGCGCTGGATGTTCTGGTTGCAGTCCATCCCGGCCGCGATCTACTTCTTTGCCCTGCTGATCATCCCGGAAAGCCCGCGCTACCTCGTCGTCAAGGGTCACGAACAGCGCGCTCACGCCGTGCTTACCCGCCTGTTCGGCACTGCCGAGGCAGACCGCAAGGTCTCTGAAATCCGGGCCAGCCTTGCTGCGGACCATCACAAGCCCAAGCTTTCCGACCTGATCGACCGTGCCAGCGGCCGGGTTCGCCCGATCGTCTGGGCTGGTATCGGCCTGGCGGTATTCCAGCAGCTCGTCGGCATCAACGTGGTGTTCTACTACGGCGCCACCTTGTGGGAAGCGGTGGGCTTCTCGGAAGACTACGCGCTCCAGACCAATATCCTCTCGGGCGTGCTCTCGATCGGCGCCTGCCTTGCAACCATTGCCATGGTCGACCGCATCGGCCGCAAGCCGCTGTTGCTGATCGGCTCGGCGGGCATGGCGGCCACGCTCGCGACCGTCGCCTACGCTTTCTCCACCGCCGTGACCGGCGCCGACGGCGCGGTTTCGCTCCCCGGCCACAACGGGGTGATCGCGCTCGTCGCCGCCAACCTCTACGTGATCTTCTTCAATATGAGCTGGGGCCCGATCATGTGGGTCATGCTTGGCGAGATGTTCCCCAACCAGATCCGTGGTTCCGGCCTTGCGGTTGCGGGCTTCGCGCAGTGGATCGCCAATGCGGCGGTTTCGGTAAGCTTCCCGGCACTGGCCGTGAGCCCCGGCCTCGCGGTGACCTATACCGGCTATGCCTTCTTCGCCGCCGTTTCGTTCTTCTTCGTCCGGGCCATGGTCAATGAGACCAAGGGCCGCGAACTGGAGCAGATGGAAGGTTGA
- a CDS encoding fumarylacetoacetate hydrolase family protein, translating to MPLMPSDWAQGTFVGRADFGEGPSPILVLRGELIDMSGVVPTVSALVEAGDFSGAGGVRLGAFDAAAVNLLSPVDLQCVKACGVTFATSAIERVIEERARGDWSAAAAIRERLEARIGGQIRSVVPGSDSAAQLKAALIEDGLWSQYLEVAIGPDAEVFTKSPVLSTMGVGAEIGVRSDSSWNNPEPEIALLVGSDGKAVGATLGNDVNLRDFEGRSALLLGKAKDNNASCALGPLVRLFDESFTIDHVRDAEVRLSITGEDGFVLSGKSNMAEISRDPLDLVRQTLSEHQYPDGFVLFLGTLFAPVQDRDEEGRGFTHKVGDVVTIESDRLGQLTNRVVTSRDAAPWSTGIGAFYANLLSRGLLKA from the coding sequence ATGCCGCTGATGCCGTCTGACTGGGCGCAGGGAACGTTCGTGGGCCGCGCGGACTTTGGGGAGGGGCCTAGCCCGATCCTGGTGCTGCGCGGCGAACTGATCGACATGTCGGGCGTGGTGCCCACGGTTTCGGCGCTGGTCGAGGCGGGCGATTTCTCGGGCGCGGGCGGGGTGCGGCTGGGCGCCTTCGATGCGGCGGCGGTGAACCTGCTCAGCCCGGTCGATCTCCAGTGCGTCAAGGCCTGCGGCGTGACTTTCGCCACTTCCGCGATCGAGCGGGTGATCGAGGAGCGCGCGCGGGGTGACTGGAGCGCGGCGGCCGCCATTCGCGAGCGGCTGGAAGCGCGTATCGGCGGGCAGATCCGCTCGGTGGTGCCCGGTTCCGACAGCGCCGCCCAGCTCAAGGCCGCGCTGATCGAGGACGGGCTGTGGTCGCAGTATCTCGAAGTCGCCATCGGGCCGGACGCGGAAGTGTTCACCAAGTCGCCGGTGCTTTCCACCATGGGCGTGGGCGCCGAGATCGGCGTGCGCTCGGATTCGAGCTGGAACAACCCCGAGCCCGAGATCGCCCTGCTGGTCGGCAGCGACGGCAAGGCCGTGGGCGCGACGCTCGGCAACGACGTGAACCTGCGCGATTTCGAGGGGCGCTCGGCGCTGCTGCTGGGCAAGGCCAAGGACAACAACGCCTCCTGCGCGCTCGGTCCGCTGGTGCGCCTGTTCGACGAGAGCTTCACCATCGACCATGTGCGCGATGCCGAAGTGCGGCTCTCGATCACCGGCGAGGACGGCTTCGTGCTGAGCGGCAAGAGCAACATGGCCGAGATCAGCCGCGATCCGCTCGACCTCGTGCGCCAGACGCTGAGCGAGCACCAGTATCCCGACGGCTTCGTGCTGTTCCTGGGCACACTGTTCGCGCCGGTGCAGGACCGCGACGAGGAAGGCCGCGGCTTCACGCACAAGGTCGGCGACGTGGTGACGATCGAGAGCGACCGGCTGGGCCAGCTCACCAACCGCGTCGTCACCTCGCGCGATGCGGCGCCGTGGAGCACCGGAATCGGGGCGTTTTACGCCAACCTGCTGTCGCGCGGACTGCTCAAGGCATGA
- a CDS encoding MFS transporter: MATKTIPGDVPQQNVYRSNARVLVASLVGTAVEFYDFYIYATAAALVFGPLFFPAHSASVQQLAAYASFGIAFIARPVGATLFGHFGDRVGRKSTLVASLLLMGGATVLIGFLPTYESAGWLAPLMLCVLRFAQGLGLGGEWGGAALLAVENAPPGYRARFGMFPQLGAPVGFIAANGLFLVLTMTLSDSDFATWGWRIPFVLSAVLVGLGLWIRFRLSETPSFAAVLEHEPARSIPLVELFRTHLRQTLAGTFAVVACFAIYYLTTAFALGYGTTTLGYDRQAFLGVQLFAILFMAVGIVVAGYAADRWSSRGVLIFGSVVAVIVGLAMGPMFGAGSLAAIAVFLCLGLFTMGLVYGPLASLLPQLFSARVRYTGASIAFNVGGILGGGFAPMIAQTLADRGGVLFVGAYISGAAVLTLIGLLTIRKSTERDFVI; the protein is encoded by the coding sequence ATGGCGACGAAGACGATTCCCGGCGATGTGCCGCAGCAGAACGTCTACCGCAGCAATGCGCGGGTGCTGGTTGCCAGCCTCGTCGGCACAGCCGTCGAATTCTACGATTTCTATATTTACGCCACAGCCGCCGCCCTGGTGTTCGGGCCGCTGTTCTTCCCGGCCCATTCCGCCTCGGTGCAGCAGCTTGCGGCGTACGCCAGCTTCGGCATCGCCTTCATCGCGCGTCCGGTAGGGGCAACGCTGTTCGGCCATTTCGGCGACCGTGTCGGGCGCAAGTCCACCCTGGTGGCGTCGCTGCTGCTGATGGGCGGGGCGACCGTGCTGATCGGCTTCCTGCCGACTTACGAGAGCGCCGGCTGGCTGGCGCCGCTGATGCTCTGCGTGCTGCGCTTCGCGCAAGGGCTCGGGCTTGGCGGAGAGTGGGGCGGCGCGGCGCTGCTCGCGGTGGAGAATGCGCCGCCGGGTTATCGCGCACGGTTCGGGATGTTCCCGCAGCTGGGTGCGCCGGTCGGCTTCATTGCCGCGAACGGCCTGTTCCTCGTGCTGACCATGACGCTGAGCGATAGCGATTTCGCGACCTGGGGCTGGCGCATTCCTTTCGTATTGAGCGCGGTGCTGGTGGGACTGGGCCTGTGGATCCGCTTCCGCCTTTCGGAAACGCCGTCCTTCGCGGCCGTTCTCGAACACGAGCCTGCCCGGTCGATCCCGCTCGTCGAATTGTTCAGGACGCATCTGCGCCAGACCCTGGCGGGGACTTTCGCCGTCGTCGCCTGCTTTGCGATCTATTACCTGACCACCGCCTTCGCCCTGGGATATGGCACGACCACGCTTGGCTATGACCGGCAGGCGTTCCTCGGCGTGCAGCTTTTCGCCATCCTGTTCATGGCGGTCGGCATCGTGGTGGCAGGCTATGCGGCGGACCGTTGGAGTTCGCGCGGCGTGCTGATTTTCGGCAGTGTCGTTGCGGTTATCGTGGGACTGGCGATGGGCCCGATGTTCGGAGCGGGATCGCTGGCGGCGATCGCGGTGTTCCTTTGCCTTGGCCTGTTCACGATGGGGCTGGTCTACGGCCCGCTGGCCTCTCTGCTTCCGCAGCTGTTCAGTGCCCGCGTGCGCTATACGGGGGCGTCGATCGCCTTCAATGTCGGCGGGATTCTGGGCGGCGGCTTTGCCCCGATGATCGCGCAGACACTGGCGGACCGGGGCGGGGTGCTGTTCGTGGGCGCTTATATCTCCGGCGCGGCCGTGCTGACCCTGATCGGGCTCCTGACTATCCGCAAGAGCACCGAACGGGACTTCGTCATCTGA
- a CDS encoding SMP-30/gluconolactonase/LRE family protein codes for MTPESILNVGATLGEGPVWTGDRLWFVDIKEHRLYRHDPASGMLDMWHAPDQIGWALPTARGDMIVGVKTGLHRFSPETGDFALLHNPEPTRPGNRLNDAATDPSGRIWLGSMDDSETEASGALYRLDKGHCAHAGLPEVVITNGPAISADGRTLWHTDTLAKTIWRVAVDEDGALGKPELFVTIEDGAGWPDGCVIDAEGCLWTGLFGGWAVRRYDPAGKLMATVRFPVANVTKIAFGGPDLRTAFATTARKGLSASELEAQPLAGNLFMFDAGVSGLPVHLANS; via the coding sequence ATGACGCCTGAATCCATTCTCAACGTCGGCGCCACGCTGGGCGAAGGTCCGGTCTGGACAGGCGATCGCCTGTGGTTCGTGGACATCAAGGAGCATCGCCTCTACCGCCACGACCCGGCCAGCGGCATGCTCGACATGTGGCACGCGCCCGACCAGATCGGCTGGGCACTGCCGACCGCACGCGGCGACATGATCGTCGGGGTCAAGACCGGCCTGCACCGTTTCAGCCCGGAAACCGGCGACTTCGCGCTGCTGCACAATCCCGAGCCGACCCGTCCGGGCAACCGGCTGAACGACGCTGCCACCGACCCTTCCGGGCGCATCTGGCTGGGCTCCATGGACGACAGCGAGACCGAGGCGTCTGGCGCGCTCTACCGGCTCGACAAGGGGCACTGTGCGCATGCGGGACTGCCGGAGGTGGTCATCACCAATGGCCCGGCGATCAGCGCTGACGGGCGGACGCTCTGGCACACCGATACGCTGGCCAAGACCATCTGGCGCGTTGCGGTGGACGAGGACGGCGCGCTCGGGAAACCGGAACTGTTCGTCACTATCGAGGACGGCGCCGGATGGCCGGATGGCTGCGTGATCGATGCCGAAGGCTGCCTCTGGACCGGCCTTTTCGGCGGCTGGGCCGTCAGGCGCTATGATCCGGCGGGCAAGTTGATGGCTACGGTCAGATTCCCGGTGGCAAACGTCACCAAGATCGCCTTCGGTGGCCCCGACCTCCGCACTGCCTTCGCCACCACCGCACGCAAGGGCTTGTCCGCTTCCGAACTGGAGGCACAGCCGCTTGCCGGCAATCTGTTTATGTTCGATGCCGGGGTTTCCGGATTGCCGGTTCATCTGGCCAACAGCTAG
- a CDS encoding acyltransferase family protein, whose amino-acid sequence MPDNLNHGARRSQAISIARVICILGVVYVHAWTGLSGYDLELARGSVQEDLRWVLMEIFGHSAVPLLGLISGWLVAGSRTTLQWRIHLRRKARTILVPMVLWNALAVLLVSGSAWLWHLPAPTPDSVRWVVEEIFIVTRNPDINVQMPFLRDLFLCMVLAPLLVRMPSRALAVLAMGAAFCQIFGFGPPVFMRAAIPFFFILGILAQRGGMAERVAKAPLAWSVLPFALVMPVQLYLSLRLDGRPVDLRTSALDLAVRVAAAAAYWRLSWALAGSVAKGALLKMEPYVFLLFCSHLILIWLGGPVLGALFGKLGAPLYPVYLVAQPLIVLGAVVVVGTLLARTVPGPARLLSGGRLRAA is encoded by the coding sequence CTGCCGGACAATCTGAACCACGGGGCTCGCCGGTCTCAGGCTATCTCGATCGCGCGCGTGATCTGTATTCTCGGCGTGGTCTACGTCCATGCCTGGACCGGCCTCAGCGGATATGATCTGGAACTCGCACGGGGTAGCGTGCAGGAAGATCTCCGCTGGGTGCTGATGGAAATCTTCGGGCACAGCGCCGTGCCGCTGCTCGGGTTGATTTCAGGCTGGCTGGTGGCCGGATCGCGCACCACGCTGCAGTGGCGCATCCACCTGCGGCGCAAGGCCAGGACGATCCTCGTGCCCATGGTCCTGTGGAATGCGCTTGCGGTGCTGCTGGTTTCCGGTTCCGCATGGTTGTGGCACCTTCCGGCGCCGACGCCGGATTCCGTGCGCTGGGTGGTGGAGGAAATCTTCATCGTCACGCGAAATCCCGACATCAACGTCCAGATGCCTTTCCTGCGCGATCTTTTCCTGTGCATGGTCCTGGCGCCGCTGTTGGTGAGGATGCCGAGCCGCGCACTGGCGGTTCTGGCGATGGGCGCGGCATTCTGCCAGATTTTCGGCTTCGGGCCGCCGGTCTTCATGCGCGCGGCCATTCCGTTCTTCTTCATCCTCGGCATTCTTGCACAGCGCGGCGGCATGGCGGAGCGTGTGGCGAAGGCCCCCCTTGCGTGGAGCGTCTTGCCGTTTGCGCTCGTGATGCCGGTGCAGCTCTATCTTTCGCTGCGGCTTGACGGGCGGCCGGTCGATCTCCGCACTTCGGCGCTGGACCTTGCGGTGCGTGTCGCTGCTGCGGCGGCCTATTGGCGGTTGTCCTGGGCCCTGGCCGGAAGTGTCGCCAAGGGCGCGCTTCTGAAGATGGAGCCTTATGTTTTCCTGCTGTTCTGTTCGCACCTGATCCTGATCTGGCTGGGCGGGCCGGTGCTCGGGGCCCTGTTCGGAAAATTGGGTGCGCCGCTCTATCCGGTGTACCTGGTTGCGCAGCCGCTGATCGTTCTGGGCGCGGTGGTTGTAGTGGGCACCTTGCTTGCGCGGACAGTGCCCGGACCGGCGCGGCTCCTGAGCGGGGGCAGGCTCAGGGCGGCCTGA
- a CDS encoding TonB-dependent receptor, with product MMGSRNTIKGAILSSTVLALGLAAPAHAQQASETGMGKDDIIVTATKRELKLSDVPMPISAVSGDQLKAMNANSLADYITRLPGVVFNDYQPGISEVVIRGIAATTYHEQGQTTVGYYLNEVPLVEPGFPIGIPDIDTFDLQRVEVLRGPQGTLFGTSTLGGAVNYVAAVADPGKFDAAAEGLLGSTRNASGQLNYAAKAMINLPLVKDQLAVRVMALQRVDAGYLDNPGIGVNGSNDYRTRGLRGSLVATPNDTTKLTFLTTYQDTRLDDQTYLDLDNPYVRDTPRAEPQKTDFWMNSLRLDQELPFANLTVLGSITEKHNTTLFSYPYAYVTGVTTGDDAAYSLGKADANIKSFETRLASKDDGPFQWLIGFSYMKAKKHSADRIYQGGAADFIDANPDLYGGYSGDLIAPNDAIYGYLSDTSNENWGVFGEASWEFVPTVTLTLGGRYYNTRNSAEITNAPGSLAPGSYTITPSSFGVKQKEDGFTPKVSLSWKPGETMLAYATYSQGYREGGPNPNAAILTGIPTSYKSDTVDNYEAGVKTSLFGNRLTIDMAAFHIEWNDIQARLFTDAPYYYSYVTNAGGAKIDGVEFSGALQVNRILSFSSNVTYQDARLSKFLPDTFAVGGGYDKGTTLPGSSKWSVANNLRFELADVTGAPSLEIAHRYLSKAPVAFGNDARRGGFNVFDLRASIGLGENIRVMAFANNVFDKFGILNAPFTSQAVPAGSIIRPRTIGVKLDWSL from the coding sequence ATGATGGGTTCACGTAACACGATCAAGGGAGCGATCCTTTCCTCGACGGTGCTGGCGCTCGGCCTGGCCGCACCTGCCCATGCACAGCAGGCTTCCGAAACCGGGATGGGCAAGGACGACATCATCGTCACCGCCACCAAGCGCGAACTGAAGCTCAGCGACGTGCCGATGCCGATCAGCGCCGTCAGCGGCGATCAGCTCAAGGCGATGAACGCCAATTCCCTGGCCGACTACATCACCCGCCTGCCCGGCGTCGTCTTCAACGATTATCAGCCCGGCATTTCCGAAGTCGTGATCCGCGGCATCGCGGCTACCACCTATCACGAACAGGGCCAGACCACGGTCGGCTACTACCTCAACGAAGTGCCGCTGGTGGAGCCCGGCTTCCCGATCGGCATCCCCGACATAGACACCTTCGACCTTCAGCGCGTGGAGGTTCTGCGCGGCCCGCAAGGCACGCTGTTCGGCACCTCGACACTGGGCGGCGCGGTCAATTACGTTGCCGCCGTCGCCGATCCGGGCAAGTTCGATGCTGCCGCCGAAGGCCTGCTGGGCAGCACCAGGAATGCTTCCGGCCAGCTCAACTACGCGGCCAAGGCAATGATCAACCTGCCGCTGGTCAAGGACCAGCTCGCGGTGCGGGTGATGGCGCTTCAGCGCGTGGATGCGGGCTATCTCGACAATCCGGGCATCGGCGTGAACGGCTCGAACGACTACCGCACGCGCGGCCTGCGCGGCTCGCTCGTCGCCACCCCCAACGACACCACCAAGCTGACGTTCCTGACGACCTACCAGGACACCAGGCTGGACGACCAGACCTACCTCGATCTCGATAATCCCTATGTCCGCGACACGCCGCGCGCCGAACCCCAGAAGACCGATTTCTGGATGAACAGCCTGCGGCTCGATCAGGAACTGCCCTTCGCGAACCTGACGGTGCTCGGCTCCATCACCGAGAAGCACAACACCACGCTGTTCTCCTATCCCTATGCCTACGTCACCGGCGTGACCACGGGGGATGACGCCGCCTATTCGCTGGGCAAGGCCGATGCCAATATCAAGAGCTTCGAAACCCGCCTCGCCTCGAAGGACGACGGCCCGTTCCAGTGGCTGATCGGCTTCAGCTACATGAAGGCGAAGAAGCACAGCGCAGACCGCATCTACCAGGGCGGCGCCGCCGACTTCATCGATGCGAACCCCGATCTCTACGGCGGCTATTCGGGTGATCTGATCGCCCCGAACGATGCCATCTACGGCTATCTCTCCGACACCAGCAACGAGAACTGGGGCGTGTTCGGCGAAGCTTCCTGGGAATTCGTGCCTACCGTGACCCTGACGCTGGGCGGCCGCTACTACAACACCCGCAACTCCGCCGAGATCACCAATGCGCCGGGCTCGCTGGCCCCCGGCAGCTACACCATCACGCCCTCCAGCTTCGGCGTGAAGCAGAAGGAAGACGGCTTCACGCCGAAGGTCTCGCTATCATGGAAGCCCGGAGAGACGATGCTGGCATATGCCACTTATTCGCAGGGCTACCGCGAAGGCGGCCCCAACCCCAATGCGGCGATCCTGACGGGCATTCCCACCAGCTACAAGAGCGACACCGTCGACAACTACGAAGCGGGCGTGAAGACCTCGCTCTTCGGCAATCGCCTGACGATCGACATGGCCGCTTTCCACATCGAGTGGAACGACATCCAGGCCCGCCTTTTCACCGACGCACCCTATTACTATTCCTACGTCACCAATGCCGGCGGCGCGAAGATCGACGGCGTCGAGTTCTCGGGCGCGCTTCAGGTCAACCGCATCCTCAGCTTCAGCTCGAACGTGACCTATCAGGACGCGCGTCTCAGCAAGTTCCTGCCCGATACTTTCGCCGTCGGTGGCGGCTATGACAAGGGCACCACGCTGCCGGGATCGTCGAAATGGTCGGTGGCCAACAACCTGCGTTTCGAATTGGCGGATGTGACCGGGGCGCCCAGCCTCGAGATCGCGCACCGCTACCTTTCGAAGGCGCCGGTCGCCTTCGGAAACGACGCAAGGCGCGGCGGCTTCAACGTGTTCGACCTTCGCGCCTCGATCGGTCTTGGCGAGAACATCCGCGTGATGGCCTTCGCCAACAACGTCTTCGACAAGTTCGGCATTCTCAACGCACCGTTCACGTCCCAGGCGGTGCCGGCAGGGTCGATCATCCGTCCGCGCACGATCGGCGTGAAGCTGGACTGGAGCCTCTGA
- a CDS encoding SDR family NAD(P)-dependent oxidoreductase has translation MKITSMTNHSAIYPSLKGKRVLITGGGTGIGAGLVEAFAGQGAHVGFLDINAPAGEALSAALPGTHFRACDLRDLDATAAVLAELAEAIGGVDVLLNNAASDDRHGIDEVTPAYWDERMATNLRHQFFAAQAVVPGMKAQGGGVILNFGSISWHLGLPDLVLYQTAKAAVEGMTRAMARDLGADNIRVNTIVPGNVDTPRQKQWYTPEGEAEIMAAQCLKARIQPADVAALCLFLASDDGAMCTGHDYFVDAGWR, from the coding sequence ATGAAGATCACATCCATGACGAACCATTCGGCCATCTATCCCAGCCTCAAGGGCAAGCGGGTGCTCATCACCGGCGGCGGCACCGGCATCGGCGCGGGCCTTGTCGAGGCGTTTGCCGGGCAGGGCGCCCATGTCGGCTTCCTCGACATCAATGCCCCTGCCGGAGAGGCGCTGTCCGCGGCGCTGCCGGGCACGCATTTCCGCGCCTGCGATCTGCGCGATCTCGATGCGACGGCCGCGGTCCTGGCCGAGCTGGCCGAGGCGATCGGCGGTGTCGACGTGCTGCTCAACAATGCCGCGAGCGATGACCGGCACGGCATCGACGAAGTGACGCCGGCCTACTGGGACGAGCGCATGGCGACGAACCTGCGCCACCAGTTCTTCGCGGCGCAGGCGGTGGTGCCGGGCATGAAGGCGCAGGGCGGGGGCGTGATCCTGAACTTCGGTTCGATCAGCTGGCACCTCGGCCTGCCCGATCTCGTGCTCTACCAGACCGCCAAGGCGGCGGTGGAAGGCATGACCCGGGCCATGGCGCGCGACCTTGGCGCCGACAACATCCGCGTCAACACGATCGTGCCGGGCAATGTCGACACCCCGCGCCAGAAACAGTGGTACACCCCCGAGGGCGAGGCCGAGATCATGGCCGCACAGTGCCTCAAGGCCCGCATCCAGCCCGCCGACGTCGCCGCCCTCTGCCTCTTCCTCGCCTCAGACGACGGCGCCATGTGCACCGGGCACGACTACTTCGTCGATGCAGGTTGGAGGTGA
- a CDS encoding glutathione S-transferase, which yields MTANARPVLYSFRRCPYAMRARLALMIAGAGCDIREIKLSAKPAAMLEASPKGTVPVLVLHEGAVVDQSIDIMRWALARHDPEGWLGRDDPALIAANDGPFKHDLDRYKYPDRHGADPLVHREGGLTFLRELDARIAPEGQLCGSARGLADAAIMPFVRQFAATDPAWFGGLPLPHLKAWLEDHLGSALFASIMVRLSPWQEGDNAVPFAIGDGPSGQIQ from the coding sequence GTGACCGCGAACGCGCGCCCCGTCCTCTACAGCTTCCGGCGCTGTCCCTACGCCATGCGGGCGAGGCTGGCGTTGATGATCGCGGGTGCCGGCTGCGACATTCGCGAGATCAAGTTGTCGGCCAAACCGGCGGCGATGCTGGAGGCTTCGCCCAAGGGGACGGTGCCGGTGCTGGTCCTGCATGAGGGCGCGGTGGTCGACCAGAGCATCGATATCATGCGCTGGGCGCTGGCGCGGCACGATCCCGAGGGCTGGCTCGGGCGTGACGATCCCGCGCTGATCGCGGCGAACGACGGTCCCTTCAAGCACGACCTCGATCGCTACAAGTACCCCGATCGTCATGGCGCCGATCCGCTGGTCCACCGGGAAGGCGGCCTGACGTTCCTTCGAGAACTGGATGCGCGGATCGCCCCGGAAGGGCAGCTTTGCGGAAGCGCGCGAGGGCTCGCCGATGCCGCGATCATGCCTTTCGTGCGACAGTTCGCCGCGACCGATCCGGCATGGTTCGGCGGCCTGCCCCTGCCGCATCTCAAGGCTTGGCTCGAAGACCATCTCGGTTCGGCGCTCTTCGCTTCGATCATGGTGCGGTTGTCGCCATGGCAGGAGGGCGATAACGCGGTGCCCTTCGCGATCGGGGATGGACCGTCCGGCCAAATCCAGTAA
- a CDS encoding rhodanese-related sulfurtransferase, whose translation MHTGRVETEASGGAVKPLPLSVAALYQFTPFADCDSVRTPLLRLCEEQGIKGTLLVAHEGINGTVAGTHEAIARLLEHIRALPGCSALDVKLSSAETMPFHRMKVRIKREIVTMGEPDIDPLAIVGTYVEPQDWNALISDPDTIVIDTRNDYEVAVGTFEGAIDPGTRTFREFPEWFRAERERLLGEGKPPKVAMFCTGGIRCEKSTAFLKQEGVEDVFHLKGGILKYLETVSPQESMWQGECFVFDQRVTIGHGLVEGTHLLCHACRRPVSAAESRSDRYEPGVSCPACHDERTDEQRASYRERHRQEELAAARGQAHVGAVRTGKEDAAADRPQ comes from the coding sequence ATGCATACTGGTCGTGTCGAAACGGAAGCCTCGGGCGGAGCGGTGAAGCCGTTGCCGCTAAGCGTGGCCGCGCTCTATCAATTCACGCCTTTCGCGGATTGCGACAGCGTGCGCACGCCGCTTTTGCGGCTTTGCGAGGAGCAGGGGATCAAGGGCACCCTGCTGGTGGCGCATGAGGGCATCAACGGCACGGTCGCCGGTACGCACGAAGCGATTGCACGCCTGCTTGAGCATATCCGCGCCTTGCCGGGCTGTTCGGCACTGGACGTGAAGCTCTCCAGCGCCGAGACGATGCCGTTCCACCGCATGAAGGTGCGCATCAAGCGCGAGATCGTGACCATGGGCGAGCCGGACATCGATCCGCTGGCGATCGTGGGCACTTACGTCGAACCGCAGGACTGGAACGCGCTCATTTCCGATCCCGATACGATCGTGATCGACACACGCAACGACTATGAAGTCGCCGTCGGCACTTTCGAGGGGGCGATCGATCCCGGCACGCGCACTTTCCGCGAGTTTCCCGAATGGTTCCGGGCCGAGCGCGAGCGCCTGCTGGGCGAGGGCAAGCCGCCGAAAGTGGCGATGTTCTGCACCGGCGGTATCCGCTGCGAGAAGTCCACCGCGTTCCTCAAGCAGGAAGGCGTGGAGGATGTATTCCATCTCAAGGGCGGCATTCTCAAGTATCTGGAGACGGTCTCCCCGCAGGAAAGCATGTGGCAGGGCGAATGCTTCGTGTTCGATCAGCGGGTGACGATCGGGCATGGGTTGGTCGAGGGCACGCATCTGCTGTGCCATGCCTGCCGCCGCCCGGTCAGCGCGGCCGAGAGCCGGTCGGACCGATACGAGCCCGGGGTCAGTTGTCCGGCCTGCCATGACGAACGCACGGACGAACAGCGCGCCTCTTACCGCGAGCGACACCGGCAGGAGGAACTGGCGGCGGCGCGCGGTCAGGCCCATGTCGGCGCCGTTCGCACGGGCAAAGAGGACGCCGCCGCAGACCGACCGCAGTGA